From the genome of Dethiosulfovibrio salsuginis, one region includes:
- a CDS encoding TolB family protein — MSLKQMMFIFLSTLLVWNAPAYGSTPWIAFSQDGAVFVAQLDGQGKTKLAEGYDPEISPDGKQVAFTAYSKEGDRTIAVVNRETRNIKHVTTIPGKNSYGPRWSPEGSRLLVNHWDDVSMDWVIGLMDMENDSFTVLIKDHTGLYSPFWSHDGRFAFAQDLENLLKIDISANKLEESRPLSDVIGESFPSSAVHFSYSPDGERLLFDCDVEADKSWSSLGEPLISAIFMFNLKDGKTVRLTDRTVCATKPSWLPTGKSFIFSGYTPKDVNKKGSPFSLYLMDLNGGKPELLLKGGSQPSSSR; from the coding sequence ATGTCCCTGAAGCAGATGATGTTTATATTCCTATCAACCCTACTTGTCTGGAACGCCCCGGCCTACGGGTCGACCCCATGGATAGCATTCTCCCAAGACGGCGCGGTCTTCGTGGCCCAGCTGGATGGCCAGGGAAAGACAAAGCTGGCGGAGGGATACGACCCGGAGATATCCCCCGACGGAAAACAGGTCGCCTTTACCGCCTATTCCAAGGAAGGGGATCGAACAATAGCTGTGGTAAACAGGGAGACAAGGAATATAAAGCATGTTACGACGATACCCGGCAAAAACAGCTACGGTCCGAGGTGGTCCCCGGAAGGATCTCGTCTTCTCGTAAACCACTGGGACGACGTCAGTATGGACTGGGTCATCGGCCTTATGGACATGGAGAACGATAGCTTTACGGTTCTGATAAAGGACCATACAGGGCTCTACAGCCCCTTTTGGTCTCACGACGGAAGGTTCGCCTTCGCCCAAGATCTGGAGAACCTTCTGAAGATAGACATCTCAGCTAACAAGCTGGAGGAGAGCAGGCCCCTCTCCGACGTTATAGGGGAGAGCTTTCCATCAAGCGCCGTCCATTTTTCCTACTCTCCCGACGGAGAGAGGCTGCTTTTCGACTGCGACGTGGAGGCGGACAAGTCCTGGTCCTCCCTGGGGGAACCACTGATATCGGCGATCTTTATGTTTAACCTAAAGGACGGCAAGACGGTCCGTCTGACCGACCGGACCGTCTGTGCCACCAAGCCCTCGTGGCTACCTACAGGGAAGAGCTTTATATTCTCGGGCTATACTCCAAAAGACGTGAACAAGAAGGGCTCTCCATTCTCACTCTACCTTATGGACCTCAATGGAGGGAAACCAGAGCTTTTGCTAAAAGGCGGCAGTCAACCGTCTTCCTCCAGATAG